From a region of the Mytilus galloprovincialis chromosome 3, xbMytGall1.hap1.1, whole genome shotgun sequence genome:
- the LOC143067799 gene encoding uncharacterized protein LOC143067799 isoform X1, with the protein MNMPQKKRKISQVPVRLLIVHILEMPKVTRKGKSKIRPRKSLKRKHSETNNEKERNETEDAEDNIEEINEQNTEENAASHDQMNETDDYTCGECGLTFVSLHEYNIHQDIGNHNIRHADRVKTFWSSKCTNIKESMTSVFSKATDDQTPQTKTQCSLHSGWSLKGRRMNKRFSIAVKDYLLNLFMEGEQTGRKYTPTEASKKIRAVRDENGNRLFSPEEWLSSQQVQGLFSRFVNQSGKIPKEESDDELNDAIIEITRQENELELIHSICQ; encoded by the exons ATACTGGAAATGCCAAAAGTTACTAGAAAAGGAAAGAGTAAAATAAGACCAAGAAAGAGCCTTAAGAGGAAGCACAGTGAAACGAATAATGAAaag GAAAGAAATGAAACAGAAGATGCTGAAGACAATATAGAGGAAATAAATGAGCAGAACACAGAGGAAAATGCTGCTAGTCATGACCAGATGAATGAG ACTGATGACTATACTTGTGGTGAATGTGGTCTAACATTTGTTAGTCTACATGAATATAACATTCACCAGGACATTGGAAATCATAATATCAGGCACGCTGATCGAGTAAAAACTTTTTGGAGTAGTAAATGCACTAATATAAAAGAGTCAATGACAAGTGTTTTTTCAAAAGCAACTGATGATCAGACACCACAGACTAAAACACAATGTTCACTACATTCAGGATGGTCATTGAAAGGAAGAAGAATGAATAAGAGATTTAGCATAGCTGTAAAAGACTATTTACTTAATTTATTTATGGAAGGTGAACAAACTGGCCGAAAATATACTCCAACAGAGGCTTCCAAAAAAATAAGAGCAGTCAGGGATGAAAATGGGAATAGGCTTTTTTCACCAGAAGAATGGCTGAGCTCACAACAAGTacagggtttattttccagatttGTCAATCAATCTGGAAAAATTCCTAAAGAGGAATCTGATGATGAATTAAATGATGCTATTATAGAAATTACTCGTCAGGAAAATGAACTTGAACTAATTCATTCCATTTGTCAATGA
- the LOC143067799 gene encoding uncharacterized protein LOC143067799 isoform X2: MPKVTRKGKSKIRPRKSLKRKHSETNNEKERNETEDAEDNIEEINEQNTEENAASHDQMNETDDYTCGECGLTFVSLHEYNIHQDIGNHNIRHADRVKTFWSSKCTNIKESMTSVFSKATDDQTPQTKTQCSLHSGWSLKGRRMNKRFSIAVKDYLLNLFMEGEQTGRKYTPTEASKKIRAVRDENGNRLFSPEEWLSSQQVQGLFSRFVNQSGKIPKEESDDELNDAIIEITRQENELELIHSICQ; this comes from the exons ATGCCAAAAGTTACTAGAAAAGGAAAGAGTAAAATAAGACCAAGAAAGAGCCTTAAGAGGAAGCACAGTGAAACGAATAATGAAaag GAAAGAAATGAAACAGAAGATGCTGAAGACAATATAGAGGAAATAAATGAGCAGAACACAGAGGAAAATGCTGCTAGTCATGACCAGATGAATGAG ACTGATGACTATACTTGTGGTGAATGTGGTCTAACATTTGTTAGTCTACATGAATATAACATTCACCAGGACATTGGAAATCATAATATCAGGCACGCTGATCGAGTAAAAACTTTTTGGAGTAGTAAATGCACTAATATAAAAGAGTCAATGACAAGTGTTTTTTCAAAAGCAACTGATGATCAGACACCACAGACTAAAACACAATGTTCACTACATTCAGGATGGTCATTGAAAGGAAGAAGAATGAATAAGAGATTTAGCATAGCTGTAAAAGACTATTTACTTAATTTATTTATGGAAGGTGAACAAACTGGCCGAAAATATACTCCAACAGAGGCTTCCAAAAAAATAAGAGCAGTCAGGGATGAAAATGGGAATAGGCTTTTTTCACCAGAAGAATGGCTGAGCTCACAACAAGTacagggtttattttccagatttGTCAATCAATCTGGAAAAATTCCTAAAGAGGAATCTGATGATGAATTAAATGATGCTATTATAGAAATTACTCGTCAGGAAAATGAACTTGAACTAATTCATTCCATTTGTCAATGA